The following are from one region of the Quercus robur chromosome 1, dhQueRobu3.1, whole genome shotgun sequence genome:
- the LOC126726508 gene encoding NAD(P)H-quinone oxidoreductase subunit N, chloroplastic isoform X2, producing the protein MAATACLNYGAPASLNPQQKQQSPRARNNCLIDTTIMGKRNMMMMGLRGRYNKANKRVGMVRCSGIGIGDFIGGDLVKPDLGRWLSDVEEHKALAIYTPHEGGYEGRYLNRLRYQGYYFLDLTARGLGDPETTLTKAHVGKQPIARWYFPPEVDYRLAALPPDAKGLVVWIIEAKVLSKSELQFLALLPTLRPKVRVIAECGNWRKVVWKPLKEIAGLTANEGA; encoded by the exons ATGGCAGCCACAGCATGCTTGAATTATGGAGCACCTGCCTCACTCAATCCACAGCAGAAACAGCAATCACCAAGGGCAAGAAACAACTGCTTGATTGATACAACAATTATGGGAAAGAGAAACATGATGATGATGGGGTTGAGAGGGAGATATAATAAAGCAAACAAAAGGGTTGGAATGGTGAGATGTAGTGGTATAGGAATAGGGGACTTCATAGGAGGGGATTTGGTGAAACCTGATCTAGGCCGATGGCTATCAGACGTGGAAGAGCACAAAGCCCTTGCAATTTACACCCCACATGAGGGAGGCTATGAGGGACGTTACCTTAACCGACTCAGATACCAGGGCTACTATTTTCTCGACCTCACTGCTCGAGGCCTTGGAGATCCTGAGACCACCCTCACCAAG GCCCATGTAGGGAAGCAGCCAATCGCAAGATGGTATTTCCCACCAGAGGTTGATTATAGGCTAGCTGCACTGCCTCCTGATGCAAAAGGACTTGTGGTCTGGATAATTGAAGCCAAG GTTCTGTCGAAGTCAGAATTGCAGTTTCTCGCTTTGCTTCCCACCCTAAGGCCTAAAGTCAGGGTTATTGCCGAGTGTGGAAACTG GAGAAAGGTTGTGTGGAAGCCACTCAAAGAAATTGCAGGACTAACAGCAAATGAGGGAGCATGA
- the LOC126726508 gene encoding NAD(P)H-quinone oxidoreductase subunit N, chloroplastic isoform X1: MAATACLNYGAPASLNPQQKQQSPRARNNCLIDTTIMGKRNMMMMGLRGRYNKANKRVGMVRCSGIGIGDFIGGDLVKPDLGRWLSDVEEHKALAIYTPHEGGYEGRYLNRLRYQGYYFLDLTARGLGDPETTLTKVHPAHVGKQPIARWYFPPEVDYRLAALPPDAKGLVVWIIEAKVLSKSELQFLALLPTLRPKVRVIAECGNWRKVVWKPLKEIAGLTANEGA, translated from the exons ATGGCAGCCACAGCATGCTTGAATTATGGAGCACCTGCCTCACTCAATCCACAGCAGAAACAGCAATCACCAAGGGCAAGAAACAACTGCTTGATTGATACAACAATTATGGGAAAGAGAAACATGATGATGATGGGGTTGAGAGGGAGATATAATAAAGCAAACAAAAGGGTTGGAATGGTGAGATGTAGTGGTATAGGAATAGGGGACTTCATAGGAGGGGATTTGGTGAAACCTGATCTAGGCCGATGGCTATCAGACGTGGAAGAGCACAAAGCCCTTGCAATTTACACCCCACATGAGGGAGGCTATGAGGGACGTTACCTTAACCGACTCAGATACCAGGGCTACTATTTTCTCGACCTCACTGCTCGAGGCCTTGGAGATCCTGAGACCACCCTCACCAAGGTTCATCCT GCCCATGTAGGGAAGCAGCCAATCGCAAGATGGTATTTCCCACCAGAGGTTGATTATAGGCTAGCTGCACTGCCTCCTGATGCAAAAGGACTTGTGGTCTGGATAATTGAAGCCAAG GTTCTGTCGAAGTCAGAATTGCAGTTTCTCGCTTTGCTTCCCACCCTAAGGCCTAAAGTCAGGGTTATTGCCGAGTGTGGAAACTG GAGAAAGGTTGTGTGGAAGCCACTCAAAGAAATTGCAGGACTAACAGCAAATGAGGGAGCATGA
- the LOC126726530 gene encoding serine/threonine-protein phosphatase 7 long form homolog codes for MVAANAGQIEVAHPGPIDDSVLTLQPEHRSEAIWNGQDPGSLTCRSRSEEFTNLEPMVDDRVVDIIKGLGLEGLLRTPGREIDHGLITALVERWRPETHTFHMPHGEVTITLQDVEVLLGLPIDGEAITGSTQKEWPTVCQDFLGFSVQNDNTKVLLGQRIVIKRLLEQVASPLPPNAEEDQLHKYARCYILALLGDTIFVDKSGDRVHLMWVQQLEDLRNPGRYSWGSACLAWLYRELCRASDKTASQIGGCLLLVQYWAWARFPFLCPRVERGPPVGAYGPPVRGPLSLKWLWVPNKKDRPAHIFRDRYREKIASMLPGQVVWQPYEAELRDLPKYCIAGRAMWMATVPLVCFHLVEKHTPDRVVRQFGMIQEIPQPVDTDTVLHGIDLRGKVGVDWTRRHAGHIIEWGNRFERRCEAMLGDMPPHHVYFNWFHRVTRRFIDHRGAKLILMIEGYLRLLRRHPVGTPDYKDITDVLKAVNEIDRVQPHIPEAPNEEATNLEAAATERPSTSTAPTEHGSCPPVATPQVVPTLGPSPSTPHPSPSPNIPSPTPHPSPTPNIPPPTPHPCLRSDIPPPTPRSFPELSPIPSFNLRIDPTLPDMHTKPPSHITSTGPSSGIDPPHVQAEQAVGLPAELEGQPKRISKAPPCGIGGHKHGHKARHKASDQGHARSPSPHSKHYTRQHKVQKR; via the exons ATGGTTGCTGCAAATGCTGGACAGATTGAGGTTGCGCACCCTGGACCCATTGATGATTCGGTGTTGACTCTGCAACCCGAACATCGATCAGAAGCTATTTGGAATGGGCAG GATCCGGGGTCCCTTACTTGCCGCAGCCGTAGTGAAGAGTTCACCAATCTAGAGCCAATGGTGGATGACCGAGTCGTTGACATAATTAAGGGACTTGGTTTGGAGGGACTCCTTAGGACCCCGGGTAGAGAGATTGACCATGGGCTGATAACGGCCTTAGTGGAGCGATGGCGGCCTGAGACTCACACCTTCCACATGCCACATGGTGAGGTCACCATCACATTGCAAGATGTGGAGGTTCTTCTCGGGCTTCCTATTGATGGCGAGGCTATAACAGGGAGCACGCAGAAAGAATGGCCGACTGTGTGTCAGGACTTCCTTGGCTTTTCTGTTCAAAATGATAATACAAAGGTGTTGCTAGGCCAGAGGATTGTCATCAAACGGCTTTTGGAGCAAGTTGCCAGTCCATTGCCGCCTAATGCTGAAGAGGATCAGCTACATAAGTATGCACGGTGCTACATCCTAGCGTTACTGGGGGACACAATCTTCGTGGACAAATCCGGCGATAGGGTGCATCTAATGTGGGTGCAACAGTTGGAAGACCTTCGCAACCCAGGAAGGTACAGTTGGGGAAGTGCTTGCCTTGCATGGTTGTACAGAGAGTTATGCAGGGCAAGCGATAAGACAGCCAGTCAGATTGGTGGGTGCTTGTTGTTGGTCCAGTATTGGGCATGGGCCAGGTTCCCATTTTTGTGCCCAAGAGTTGAGCGTGGCCCGCCAGTAGGTGCTTATGGTCCTCCAGTGCGTGGTCCACTGTCCCTGAA GTGGTTGTGGGTTCCAAACAAGAAAGATAGGCCCGCCCACATCTTCAGGGACAGGTATCGCGAGAAAATAGCTTCAATGTTGCCGGGCCAG GTGGTGTGGCAGCCGTATGAAGCTGAATTACGCGACCTTCCGAAGTACTGCATTGCAGGGAGGGCAATGTGGATGGCAACGGTGCCGCTTGTATGTTTCCACCTAGTGGAGAAACATACACCGGATCGTGTCGTTCGTCAATTTGGGATGATCCAAGAAATTCCCCAACCTGTTGATACTGATACAGTGCTTCATGGGATTGATTTGAGGGGAAAGGTTGGTGTCGATTGGACGCGGAGACATGCTGGGCATATCATTGAGTGGGGTAATCGCTTTGAACGGCGGTGTGAAGCAATGCTTGGTGATATGCCTCCACACCATGTGTACTTCAACTGGTTCCATAGGGTAACTCGGAGGTTCATCGATCACAGGGGCGCTAAATTGATTCTAATG ATTGAAGGATATCTCCGTTTGTTGAGGCGTCACCCAGTGGGCACTCCAGACTATAAGGACATTACTGATGTGTTGAAGGCAGTGAATGAGATTGACCGTGTACAACCTCATATCCCTGAGGCCCCGAATGAGGAGGCAACTAATCTTGAGGCAGCGGCTACTGAGAGGCCAAGCACGAGTACAGCTCCTACCGAACATGGCTCTTGTCCGCCTGTTGCTACCCCTCAGGTTGTCCCTACCCTTGGTCCCTCTCCATCCACCCCACATCCATCTCCTAGTCCCAACATCCCTTCACCCACCCCACATCCATCTCCTACTCCCAACATCCCTCCACCCACCCCACATCCATGTCTCAGGTCTGACATCCCTCCACCCACCCCACGATCATTTCCTGAGCTTTCACCAATTCCATCGTTTAACCTGCGTATTGATCCAACCCTTCCTGACATGCACACGAAGCCACCCTCCCATATTACGTCTACTGGCCCTTCTTCGGGTATCGACCCACCCCATGTTCAGGCTGAGCAAGCTGTTGGGTTACCTGCAGAGCTAGAAGGTCAGCCGAAACGCATATCAAAGGCACCTCCTTGTGGGATAGGGGGTCATAAACATGGACACAAAGCTAGGCACAAGGCATCTGACCAAGGACATGCAAGATCTCCTTCTCCGCACAGTAAACATTATACAAGACAGCATAAGGTTCAGAAAAGGTAG
- the LOC126726538 gene encoding UDP-rhamnose/UDP-galactose transporter 6-like yields the protein MPYNLFDCEDIGKCLFGNLIMFDCGYQGAMLLILVLLGVAVCTVTDVTVNTKGFIAALVSVWSMVLQQYYVHYLQRNYSLGSFNLLGHTAPAQAVSLLLVGPFLDCWLTSKRVYAYDYTLTSVSFIILSCTIAVGTNLSQFICIGRFTPVSFQVLGHHCFFSSWNYLIVNTFRCVLFFCLLCA from the exons ATGCCTTATAATCTGTTTGATTGTGAAGATATAGGGAAATGCCTTTTTGGAAATTTGATAATGTTTGATTGTGGATATCAGGGGGCTATGCTCTTGATATTAGTCCTTCTTGGTGTTGCAGTTTGTACTGTTACAGATGTGACTGTCAATACAAAGGGTTTTATAGCTGCTTTAGTGTCAGTTTGGAGCATGGTGCTGCAGCAGTAT TATGTACACTATCTTCAACGGAATTATTCTCTTGGATCTTTCAACTTATTGGGGCATACTGCTCCAGCACAGGCAGTATCCCTTCTTTTAGTTGGGCCCTTTCTGGATTGTTGGTTGACTAGTAAAAGAGTTTATGCATATGATTATACTCTCACATCTGTg TCATTCATAATTCTGTCCTGTACCATTGCGGTAGGGACCAATCTCAGTCAATTCATCTGCATAGGCAGATTTACGCCTGTGTCATTCCAAGTTCTTGGTCATCattgttttttctcttcctgGAATTATCTCATTGTTAACACTTTTCGATGTGTTTTATTCTTCTGTTTGTTATGTGCTTGA
- the LOC126726547 gene encoding uncharacterized protein LOC126726547, producing the protein MGRSLFRKLLLDDSDEDEIIKRVFMGSTSQRKRRRFIRRNHLAGNEKLYLDYFAESPIYPPNLFRRRFRMSCSLFLYILSKVEAHEPYFIQKRDNAKRLGLSSLQKMTAALRMLVYGVTTDFMDEYVRIGESTAIQCLKKFVAAILDIFSEEYLRSPNNKDIARLLAHGQSCGFPGMLGSIDCMHWKWKNCPAAWKGMYCDHVREPTITFEAMASYDLWIWHAFFGLPSSNNDINEIERSHIFSKLAQGRAPAVNYSINGNDYKMGYYLVNDIYPKWSTFVKTIPAPLGQKEKLFVEAQETHRKDVERAFEVLQARFSIVRGPTRFFHLEMLQDIMKACIILHNMIIEDERDENEIVDFDYEQIDENPHTQVSREQTNEFMEFIQVHQSIGDQEDHSQLQLDLVEHLWQLQDKL; encoded by the coding sequence ATGGGTCGCTCTCTTTTTCGCAAATTACTTCTTGATGACTCAGACGAGGATGAAATAATTAAACGAGTTTTTATGGGTTCAACATCACAACGTAAGCGTCGTCGGTTTATTAGACGTAATCATTTGGCAGGTAATGAAAAGCTTTATCTTGACTACTTTGCCGAATCACCAATATATCCTCCCAATTTATTTCGAAGGAGATTCCGAATGAgttgttctctttttctctatatTCTATCTAAGGTAGAAGCTCATGAACcttattttatccaaaaaagagataatgCCAAAAGACTTGGTTTATCTTCTCTTCAAAAGATGACTGCTGCACTTAGGATGCTTGTTTATGGAGTAACAACTGATTTTATGGATGAATATGTGAGGATTGGAGAAAGCACTGCAATACAGTGTTTGAAAAAGTTTGTTGCAGCAATACTTGATATCTTCTCAGAGGAATACTTGAGGTCGCCAAATAACAAAGATATTGCTAGATTGTTAGCCCATGGCCAAAGCTGTGGATTTCCAGGGATGTTGGGGAGCATTGATTGTATGCATTGGAAATGGAAAAATTGTCCGGCTGCATGGAAAGGTATGTATTGTGATCATGTTCGTGAACCAACTATTACTTTTGAAGCAATGGCATCGTATGATCTTTGGATATGGCATGCATTTTTTGGATTGCCTAGTTCAAATAATGACATTAACGAGATAGAGCGGTCTCATATCTTTTCCAAGCTCGCACAAGGACGTGCTCCTGCAGTTAATTACTCAATCAATGGTAATGATTATAAAATGGGATATTACCTTGTTAATGATATATATCCAAAGTGGTCTACATTTGTGAAAACAATCCCAGCTCCATTAggacaaaaggaaaaattatttgtaGAAGCTCAGGAGACACATAGAAAGGATGTAGAACGTGCATTTGAAGTGCTTCAAGCACGATTTTCAATTGTACGTGGACCTACACGtttttttcatcttgaaatgctcCAAGACATTATGAAAGCATGTATAATTTTGCATAACATGATTATTGAGGATGAGCGAGATGAAAATGAGATTGTAGACTTCGATtatgaacaaattgatgaaaATCCTCATACACAAGTGTCACGTGAGCAAACAAATGAATTTATGGAATTCATTCAAGTGCATCAAAGCATTGGAGACCAAGAAGATCATTCTCAACTCCAATTAGACCTCGTCGAACATTTATGGCAATTGCAAGACAAGTTGTAG